Proteins encoded together in one Streptomyces sp. NBC_01216 window:
- a CDS encoding SigE family RNA polymerase sigma factor encodes MTVEEFEDFYAQKVACLTGQLYVMLGDLHEAQDVVQEAFVKGWTRRRQIDRDGHPEAWIRTVAWRLAVSRWRGRRRTADAWKRGGAPPPHVEAPGPDQVVLVDALRELPGQQRRTLTLHYLCDLTVEQIAAETGLSGSTVKTHLVRGRAALAHRLRNSRIEEGPDV; translated from the coding sequence TTGACCGTCGAGGAGTTCGAAGATTTCTACGCCCAGAAGGTCGCCTGCCTGACGGGGCAGTTGTACGTGATGCTCGGCGACCTGCACGAGGCGCAGGACGTCGTGCAGGAGGCGTTCGTCAAAGGGTGGACCCGTCGGCGGCAGATCGACCGCGACGGCCACCCCGAGGCATGGATCCGCACCGTGGCTTGGCGGTTGGCGGTCAGCCGGTGGCGCGGCCGGCGCCGTACGGCCGACGCCTGGAAGCGAGGGGGCGCGCCCCCGCCCCACGTCGAGGCACCGGGACCGGACCAGGTGGTGCTGGTCGACGCCTTGCGTGAGCTGCCGGGCCAACAGCGCCGCACCCTGACCCTGCACTACCTCTGCGACCTCACCGTCGAGCAGATCGCCGCCGAGACCGGACTCTCCGGCAGCACCGTCAAGACGCACCTGGTCCGCGGGCGGGCCGCACTCGCCCACCGCCTGCGGAACTCCCGCATCGAGGAGGGCCCCGATGTCTGA
- a CDS encoding IS1096 element passenger TnpR family protein encodes MPCIGLGHGADVPGRGTVLCRALAPPGRRCQESLAAAGRSPRTSAASRSRPVLAGRAARSRQRADRLQRAAALARRTAPDRETPDALATAFTAYDLDGLTKLFVEDAVSEVIGVAHEVGRTQIAVGSLHHTLEHGITLEKTLPRTAGAERAVRCVGGRRADVPAEDIGGVWGLAEVLQSLDTPGGAGSGPHGELVAELRAAGYDPAAFDRDGITARAEVGTAPRTQAAGPACPGSTPRGLDREDLGAVRRHPGVAAADAIRFATLR; translated from the coding sequence ATGCCTTGTATCGGGCTGGGACACGGTGCTGATGTCCCGGGAAGAGGGACTGTTCTCTGTCGTGCACTTGCTCCGCCAGGGCGTCGCTGCCAGGAGAGCCTGGCGGCGGCAGGCCGTTCGCCCCGGACGTCGGCCGCAAGCCGGAGCCGCCCTGTCCTGGCCGGCCGCGCGGCGCGGAGTAGACAACGGGCGGACCGGCTCCAGCGGGCAGCTGCGCTCGCCCGCCGTACGGCTCCCGACCGCGAGACCCCCGACGCCCTCGCCACGGCGTTCACCGCGTACGACCTGGACGGGCTGACCAAGCTCTTCGTCGAGGACGCCGTCAGCGAGGTGATCGGCGTCGCCCACGAAGTCGGACGGACCCAGATCGCCGTCGGCTCGCTGCACCACACCCTGGAGCACGGGATCACGCTGGAGAAGACACTGCCGCGTACGGCCGGCGCGGAGCGGGCGGTGCGCTGCGTCGGCGGGCGTCGCGCCGACGTACCGGCCGAGGACATCGGCGGCGTCTGGGGACTGGCCGAGGTGCTGCAGTCCCTCGACACCCCGGGCGGGGCCGGGAGTGGCCCGCACGGTGAGCTTGTCGCCGAGCTGCGGGCGGCCGGTTACGATCCGGCGGCCTTCGACCGGGACGGGATCACCGCGCGGGCGGAAGTCGGAACGGCACCGCGGACGCAGGCCGCCGGACCGGCGTGTCCGGGCTCTACGCCTCGGGGTCTTGACCGGGAGGACCTGGGAGCAGTGCGCCGTCACCCCGGAGTCGCCGCCGCCGACGCCATCCGCTTCGCTACCCTCCGCTGA
- a CDS encoding RNA polymerase sigma factor, with product MSPVTSALLPRAQAGDREAMNDILLHIAPFVGRLCLPIARRHSSDAAQEAMLAIYRGIGGLREPEAFYGWVRAVTVREAVRTSRRLDQGPTDDLTDRALEGNPLDTVHICDAMDRLSAQHRQVLTLRAVYGMNEEEMAATLALPVGTVRSRLHRARRNFQDAWHQRSA from the coding sequence ATGAGTCCCGTCACCTCCGCGTTGCTGCCCCGCGCCCAGGCAGGGGACCGCGAAGCGATGAACGACATACTCCTCCACATAGCTCCGTTCGTCGGACGGCTGTGCCTTCCGATCGCCCGCCGGCACAGCTCGGACGCCGCACAGGAGGCCATGCTCGCGATCTACCGGGGCATCGGAGGGCTACGGGAACCGGAGGCGTTCTACGGCTGGGTGCGCGCTGTCACCGTGCGGGAGGCGGTGCGCACCTCTCGGCGCCTGGACCAAGGGCCGACCGACGACCTGACCGACCGCGCCCTGGAAGGGAACCCGCTCGACACGGTGCACATCTGCGACGCGATGGACCGGCTCTCCGCCCAGCATCGTCAGGTGCTCACCCTGCGCGCCGTCTACGGAATGAACGAAGAGGAGATGGCCGCCACCCTGGCGCTGCCGGTCGGCACCGTCCGCTCGCGGTTGCACCGTGCCCGGAGGAACTTCCAGGACGCTTGGCACCAGCGGTCCGCCTGA
- a CDS encoding phthiocerol/phthiodiolone dimycocerosyl transferase family protein yields MHRTLCPAETIYVAQRSRAVLSCTVRGPLDEKVLAEAFAVKLAEHPSLRCRIAQRDAAHVLEPLTEEELPRLLVREGGPHSYAEEFNSPLPVGGPLIRATLWRSGATAREHLMTLSVDHTVTDGHSAIALLRGLWDTYAELSKGQEADTDRKTSYPVPVSALLPPVAAEDTAEHLARRIEQARRRPVACLPYEATGADRGPSGREINVIRVLLEAAQTERLLRLAKAEGVSVHGLVAAAMLLAVRRRMGATPGASSLGCLSPVDLRSRLTPPLAMEMMVPAVTSCLDVLEVAPDDDPLELAREVTRNLHAALDRGDFLHETQILAAVPKHPELLATSVIVTNMGRVEGPAAPPGLDIDDVRLAPAREHYFPQAGRGPVMGCVVSFDGRLGVELPYSTACFTEKQMNEVTDGLRSVLLGFAQGEGAEGCVAVPA; encoded by the coding sequence ATGCACCGCACGTTATGCCCGGCGGAGACCATCTATGTGGCGCAGCGCAGCCGTGCCGTGTTGTCCTGCACCGTCCGCGGCCCACTCGACGAGAAGGTCCTCGCCGAGGCGTTCGCCGTCAAGCTCGCGGAGCACCCTTCGCTCCGCTGCCGCATCGCCCAGCGGGACGCTGCTCACGTACTGGAACCCCTCACCGAGGAGGAGCTTCCCCGTCTCCTCGTACGCGAGGGCGGCCCCCACTCCTACGCCGAGGAGTTCAACTCCCCTCTTCCCGTGGGTGGTCCGCTCATCCGCGCCACCCTGTGGCGCAGCGGCGCCACCGCGCGAGAGCACCTGATGACGCTGAGCGTGGACCACACCGTGACCGACGGGCACAGTGCCATCGCCCTGCTCCGCGGACTGTGGGACACCTATGCGGAGTTGAGTAAAGGTCAGGAAGCGGACACGGACCGGAAGACGAGCTATCCCGTTCCCGTCTCCGCGCTGCTCCCCCCGGTCGCCGCCGAGGACACCGCCGAGCACCTCGCTCGAAGGATCGAGCAGGCACGCCGCCGCCCGGTGGCCTGCCTGCCCTACGAGGCGACCGGTGCCGACCGCGGTCCAAGCGGCCGCGAGATCAACGTGATCCGGGTCCTCCTCGAAGCCGCCCAGACCGAACGCCTGCTGCGACTGGCCAAGGCCGAAGGGGTCTCGGTGCACGGCCTGGTGGCCGCGGCCATGCTGCTCGCGGTTCGCCGCCGGATGGGCGCCACTCCCGGAGCGAGTTCCCTGGGCTGTCTCTCTCCGGTCGACCTCCGGTCCCGACTGACCCCGCCGTTGGCCATGGAAATGATGGTGCCGGCGGTCACCTCCTGTCTGGACGTTCTGGAGGTGGCGCCGGACGACGACCCCTTGGAACTCGCCCGTGAGGTGACCCGGAACCTGCACGCGGCCCTCGACCGAGGGGACTTCCTGCACGAGACGCAGATCCTCGCAGCGGTGCCCAAGCACCCCGAGCTCCTGGCCACGAGCGTGATCGTCACCAATATGGGCCGGGTGGAGGGGCCCGCCGCCCCGCCCGGTCTCGACATCGACGACGTCCGTCTGGCCCCTGCCCGTGAGCACTACTTCCCCCAGGCCGGGCGCGGTCCGGTCATGGGTTGCGTGGTCTCCTTCGACGGTCGACTCGGCGTCGAACTCCCCTACAGCACCGCATGCTTCACTGAGAAGCAGATGAACGAGGTGACCGACGGCCTGCGTTCGGTCCTGCTCGGTTTCGCCCAGGGCGAGGGCGCCGAGGGGTGCGTGGCGGTCCCGGCATGA